A window from Chiloscyllium punctatum isolate Juve2018m chromosome 3, sChiPun1.3, whole genome shotgun sequence encodes these proteins:
- the hmgn3 gene encoding high mobility group nucleosome-binding domain-containing protein 3 isoform X2, with protein sequence MPPKRTAPSEGEQKHEAKVVKQLRRSSRLEKVAAAAAAAAAAKEESKPQKRARLSPKPKKQPKGKEKKITKEEVAPAQNGETKPDEEQKTESASDQNDD encoded by the exons ATGCCTCCCAAAAGGACG GCACCAAGTGAGGGTGAGCAAAAGCATGAAGCAAAAGTGGTTAAACAG CTCAGAAGATCCAGTAGATTGGAAAAA GTCGCAGCTGCGGCGgcggctgctgctgctgctaaagAAGAGTCCAAACCACAAAAACGTGCCAGG CTTTCACCAAAACCCAAGAAACAGCCCAAAGGGAAGGAAAAGAAAATAACCAAGGAAGAGGTTGCACCTGCTCAAAATGGTGAAACAAAACCTGATGAG GAACAGAAAACTGAATCTGCAAGCGATCAGAATGACGACTGA
- the hmgn3 gene encoding high mobility group nucleosome-binding domain-containing protein 3 isoform X1, whose product MPPKRTAPSEGEQKHEAKVVKQLRRSSRLEKVAAAAAAAAAAKEESKPQKRARLSPKPKKQPKGKEKKITKEEVAPAQNGETKPDEIRVSRPSVNVTSARDTPTHSVSVKGQVETVAVKGTEN is encoded by the exons ATGCCTCCCAAAAGGACG GCACCAAGTGAGGGTGAGCAAAAGCATGAAGCAAAAGTGGTTAAACAG CTCAGAAGATCCAGTAGATTGGAAAAA GTCGCAGCTGCGGCGgcggctgctgctgctgctaaagAAGAGTCCAAACCACAAAAACGTGCCAGG CTTTCACCAAAACCCAAGAAACAGCCCAAAGGGAAGGAAAAGAAAATAACCAAGGAAGAGGTTGCACCTGCTCAAAATGGTGAAACAAAACCTGATGAG ATCCgggtctctcgcccctctgttaaTGTCACTTCGGCTAGAGATACCCCAACCCACTCAGTGTCTGTGAAGGGCCAGGTTGAGACTGTGGCAGTTAAGG GAACAGAAAACTGA